A genomic window from Pseudoalteromonas piratica includes:
- a CDS encoding ribonuclease Z, translating into MKIHFLGTSSACPSLNRNVSATAVSFDSTKSWLLVDCGEGTQHQILKSELASYHLSVILITHLHGDHCYGLPGLIASISLAGRKEPVHLVAPKAVIDFVLSALKFTQMETGFELICLEIEGLEQALDFSFCQVSIHPLKHRVPSVAFKITERNIPRKLHLDKLANDGIATGSHYNLLQKGGDVEYQGKLLRAEEYSFPSWQPRKVIICGDNEKPALLSNAVEDIDLLVHEATFTHSDLHKVGMHTGHSDAKRIAEFAELYHIPRLALFHFSSRYHGEGMLEPLANEAKSHFNGELVLAFDGLVVEIDKQKRVLSDLS; encoded by the coding sequence TTGAAAATTCACTTTTTAGGCACTTCGTCAGCATGTCCGTCACTTAATCGTAATGTGAGTGCAACGGCGGTGAGTTTTGACTCGACTAAGTCGTGGTTGCTGGTGGACTGTGGTGAGGGCACGCAGCATCAAATTTTAAAAAGTGAACTCGCAAGCTATCACCTATCAGTGATTTTAATTACCCATTTACATGGTGATCATTGCTATGGCTTGCCGGGGTTAATTGCTTCTATTTCTCTGGCGGGGCGAAAAGAGCCAGTGCATTTAGTGGCGCCGAAAGCGGTGATTGATTTTGTATTAAGCGCACTTAAATTTACTCAAATGGAAACTGGTTTTGAGTTAATTTGCCTTGAGATTGAAGGGCTAGAACAGGCGCTTGATTTTAGCTTTTGCCAAGTGTCTATTCACCCATTAAAACACCGCGTACCGAGTGTTGCCTTTAAAATAACGGAGCGAAATATTCCGCGTAAATTGCATCTTGATAAGTTGGCCAATGACGGTATTGCAACGGGTAGCCATTATAATTTGCTGCAAAAAGGAGGCGATGTTGAATACCAAGGTAAGTTGTTACGCGCTGAAGAATATAGTTTTCCTAGCTGGCAGCCGCGTAAGGTGATTATTTGTGGCGATAACGAAAAGCCAGCATTGTTATCCAATGCGGTTGAAGATATCGATTTACTGGTGCATGAAGCGACGTTTACTCATAGTGATTTACATAAAGTTGGGATGCATACCGGGCATAGTGATGCCAAACGCATTGCTGAATTTGCCGAGTTATACCATATTCCGCGCCTTGCGCTGTTTCATTTTTCAAGCCGCTACCATGGCGAAGGCATGTTAGAACCGCTAGCAAACGAGGCAAAAAGCCACTTCAATGGCGAGTTAGTATTGGCATTTGATGGCTTAGTCGTTGAAATTGACAAACAAAAGCGCGTGTTAAGCGACTTGTCATAG